The Stenotrophomonas sp. ZAC14D1_NAIMI4_1 DNA segment AGAACGCAGAGCAGGCCGCAAGCCGGTAGCGTCGAGCGTGCTCGACTGTTCTCGATGCTACCCGCACCCGCCAGAGGCGCTGAGCAGACTCAATGCTCGGACGCCCAGAAAGCGCCCTCCGCCACGGCGCCCGGATCGATCTGCGCAACCGCCTGTAGAAATGCCTGCCTGCTTTGCGCACCGTAGGGAAATTCACACAGGCATTCGGCAAAGCGGAGCAGATCCCGGTTGACGAACATGCGCGCGTCACCGTTGTCGTGGTCCCACAACACCACTTCGCCACTGGCCGCGTCGATGGCCAGCACGTTGCCGCCGCCATCATGGCCGAGCGCCCTGCCGGGCTCCGGCAGCAGGGCGGAGACCTCGACCGCACGCTCGGCATCGAAGAACGAGAGATACGGTGCCGCCTGGCGCGGCAGGCCCTGCTCGCTGAGCAGCCGCCGTGCATGCGGGCCCAGCCACGCCGGCAAGGTCTCCAGCGAGTAGCGCTGGAACGCGAAGAGATCGGACAGATCCGGCGCTTCCTCCAGCAGCTCTGCCGGCACCGCCGGCAGCCGTGCCGTCAACATCTCCTCGAAATGGGTCAAGACGGCGCGTACACCATCACCGGCCGGGTGCGCGTCCTTGGAGGTCATGGGGCCCAGCCCTCAGGCGATCTGCACGATGCGCGCGTTCTGGCACAGCGGGTAGCTGGCCACGAACTCCGCGATCGCATCACGCATCTTCTCGAACGATTCGCCGTACATGTACAGCGCGGTCTCGGTCGGCCCCTGCCACCAGCTGCAGATCTCACCCAGTCCATCGATGTTGTCGGACAGCTGCTCGAACACGTGGTTGGAGTCGCACTGTTCGTAGACTTCGTCCGGCAGGTTCAGGCCATCCAGGTAGATGCCCAGCCCCTCGGTGACGCCGAAGGCGCGATCATCCTCGCCCACACGCTGCACCTGCGAACCCTTCGGTGCGCCCAGCTGCTCCAGCAGGTCGATCAGCTTCGGCACGCCATCCGCATCGACCAGTGCCACTTCGATATCGCCGTACTCGACTTCGCCCAGGTCGGAGATTGCGGTGCCACCCCCGGTCAGTTCGCCCAGGTTCGCCGCCTGCAGCAGCGCATCGAGCGGATCCTCGAACAGCTCGTGGCGATGCTCGGGCTGCAGCTTCGCATTCAACTTCACGGTGACGTGCAGGGTGGGTTCGGTCATGGGGGCGTTCCTGGAAGATGTCAGGCCCCATTGTAGAGTCGAGCTTGCTCGACTGCTTCCAGCGCGGCACAAGGCAGTCGAGCAAGCTCGACTCTACGGGGGTTCGAGGTGATCAACGCAGGAACAGCGCCACCTTGCGCTTCAGCAGCTCGACCAGCACCGGGTCCATGTAGTCGTAGTCATCGGGGATATCCAGGCAGATCACCCGCTTGCCGTTCATCCACGCCTTGTAGCGGCTGGACAGGCGGTTGCGGTGCGCCTTCTCCATCACGAACACCAGGTCCGCCCACTGCAGCAGCTCCGGGCTGAGCACTTCCTCGGCGTCGGCCAGCAGCCCGGCCGAGGCGGTTTCAATCCCCGGCCAATCGGCGAAGACCTGCTCGGCTGTCGGGCTGCGCAGGCGGTTCTGGCTGCAGAGGAAAAGCACGTTGCGGGTCATGACCACTCGTCCTTGTAGAGCCGAGCCCATGCTCGGCTGATTTTCCCAGCGCAAGCTGCCGAGCGTTGGCTCGGCTCTACAGGTGATCAGATCACCGTCAGATTGGCATACGCC contains these protein-coding regions:
- a CDS encoding SUKH-4 family immunity protein: MTSKDAHPAGDGVRAVLTHFEEMLTARLPAVPAELLEEAPDLSDLFAFQRYSLETLPAWLGPHARRLLSEQGLPRQAAPYLSFFDAERAVEVSALLPEPGRALGHDGGGNVLAIDAASGEVVLWDHDNGDARMFVNRDLLRFAECLCEFPYGAQSRQAFLQAVAQIDPGAVAEGAFWASEH
- a CDS encoding low molecular weight protein tyrosine phosphatase family protein, whose product is MTRNVLFLCSQNRLRSPTAEQVFADWPGIETASAGLLADAEEVLSPELLQWADLVFVMEKAHRNRLSSRYKAWMNGKRVICLDIPDDYDYMDPVLVELLKRKVALFLR